In a single window of the Gemmatimonadota bacterium genome:
- the ispG gene encoding flavodoxin-dependent (E)-4-hydroxy-3-methylbut-2-enyl-diphosphate synthase: MAVVTRRQTRTVRVGGVPVGSAHPIVVQSMTNTDTADIPATIHQVAALARAGSEIVRVTVNNEDAAAAVPHIVAGLAKVGITVPIVGDFHYNGHLLLTKHPECARALAKYRINPGNVGGKRHDEHFRAIVEVAIANEKPVRIGVNWGSLDQALLTTMMDANALLPAPRDARDVMMDAMVESAIRSATFAEEIGLPSDRIILSAKVSGVQDLVDVYRMLAERGPYPLHLGLTEAGMGVKGVVASAAGLSILLQEGIGDTIRVSLTPQPGGDRAEEVRVAQQILQSLEIRHFTPQVTSCPGCGRTTSTFFQEMAQEIQGYLREQMPIWRSQYPGVEEMKVAVMGCVVNGPGESKHADLGISLPGTFEEPVAPVFRDGKLVTTLRGDAIVREFLGMLDEYVVARWGG; this comes from the coding sequence ATGGCTGTCGTGACGCGCCGCCAGACTCGCACCGTGCGGGTCGGCGGCGTTCCCGTGGGATCGGCGCACCCCATTGTGGTGCAGTCGATGACCAACACCGATACCGCCGACATCCCGGCCACCATCCACCAGGTGGCCGCGCTGGCGCGCGCCGGCAGCGAGATCGTGCGCGTCACCGTGAACAACGAGGACGCGGCCGCCGCCGTGCCGCACATCGTCGCCGGTCTCGCCAAGGTGGGCATCACCGTGCCGATCGTCGGCGACTTCCACTACAACGGCCACCTGCTCCTCACCAAGCATCCCGAGTGCGCGCGGGCCCTGGCAAAGTACCGGATCAATCCGGGCAACGTCGGCGGCAAGCGCCACGACGAGCACTTCCGCGCGATCGTCGAGGTGGCGATCGCGAACGAGAAGCCGGTGCGCATCGGCGTCAACTGGGGCTCGCTCGACCAGGCGCTGCTCACCACCATGATGGACGCCAACGCACTCCTCCCCGCGCCGCGCGACGCGCGCGACGTGATGATGGATGCGATGGTCGAGTCCGCGATCCGGTCGGCGACGTTCGCCGAGGAGATCGGGCTCCCCAGTGACCGCATCATTCTCTCGGCCAAGGTCTCTGGCGTGCAGGATCTGGTCGACGTCTACCGGATGCTCGCCGAGCGAGGGCCGTACCCGCTCCACCTCGGGTTGACCGAGGCGGGGATGGGCGTCAAGGGAGTCGTCGCGTCGGCGGCCGGACTGTCCATCCTGCTGCAAGAGGGGATCGGCGACACCATCCGCGTCTCGCTCACGCCGCAGCCGGGTGGCGACCGCGCCGAGGAAGTGCGGGTCGCCCAGCAGATCCTCCAGTCCCTCGAGATCCGGCATTTCACTCCGCAGGTGACCTCCTGCCCGGGATGTGGCCGGACGACGTCGACCTTCTTCCAGGAGATGGCGCAGGAGATCCAGGGCTACCTGCGGGAGCAGATGCCGATCTGGCGCTCGCAGTATCCCGGGGTGGAAGAGATGAAGGTCGCCGTCATGGGGTGCGTCGTGAATGGTCCGGGCGAATCGAAGCATGCCGATCTGGGCATCTCGCTGCCGGGGACCTTCGAAGAGCCCGTGGCGCCGGTCTTCCGGGACGGAAAGCTCGTCACTACGCTCAGAGGGGATGCGATCGTTCGGGAATTCCTGGGGATGCTCGACGAGTACGTCGTGGCGCGCTGGGGTGGCTGA